A single region of the Diadema setosum chromosome 14, eeDiaSeto1, whole genome shotgun sequence genome encodes:
- the LOC140238076 gene encoding fumarylacetoacetase-like: MAPSFIQYGADCQFPIQNLPYGVFSTAANAKPRIGVAIGDQILDLSVIKDLFSGPILSECNEVFTEESLNNFMALGRPAWKEARTTLQRLLSADEAALRDNADLRARAFVAQSDATMHVPAKIGDYTDFFSSKYHATNTGTMFRGPDNALQPNWTHLPVAYHGRASSVVVSGTPIRRPCGQTKPDDKPPAFTPCRLMDFELEMAFFVGPGNALGEPIPVGSAHEHIFGMVLMNDWSARDIQKWEYVPLGPFLAKNFGTTVSPWVVTIDALEPFLVPNNVQDPAPLAYLQHEDPFNFDINISAAIKGADMVEPAVVSKSNFKHMYWTMKQQLAHHTITGCNAQPGDLMGTGTLSGPTPDSYGCMLELCWKGTKEVDLGNGHKRKFLKDGDTVILSGYCQGDGFRVGFGESVGTVMPALQ; this comes from the exons ATGGCGCCTTCTTTCATTCAGTATGGTGCTGATTGCCAGTTCCCCATTCAGAACCTTCCCTACGGAGTCTTCTCTACAGCGGCGAAT GCAAAGCCGAGAATCGGGGTTGCAATTGGAGACCAGATCTTGGACCTTTCTGTCATCAAGGATCTCTTCAGTGGACCCATTCTTTCTGAATGCAATGAGGTTTTCACAGAG GAATCCCTGAACAACTTCATGGCCCTGGGTCGCCCTGCCTGGAAGGAAGCTAGAACCACCCTCCAGAGGCTGCTGTCTGCCGATGAAGCCGCACTGCGAGACAATGCTGACCTGAGGGCCAG AGCCTTTGTTGCACAGAGTGATGCTACCATGCATGTTCCTGCGAAGATCGGCGACTACACGGATTTCTTCTCTTCCAAGTACCACGCAACCAACACTGGGACCATGTTCCGAGGACCAGATAATGCCCTCCAGCCGAATTG GACTCACCTCCCTGTGGCATATCACGGTCGGGCTTCGTCTGTGGTTGTATCTGGTACTCCCATTCGTCGCCCATGTGGACAGACCAAACCAGACG aTAAGCCACCAGCATTCACACCATGCAGATTGATGGATTTTGAGCTTGAGATG GCCTTCTTTGTCGGTCCAGGCAATGCCTTGGGGGAACCGATACCGGTGGGCAGCGCTCACGAGCACATCTTTGGCATGGTACTGATGAATGACTGGAGTG CTAGGGACATCCAGAAGTGGGAATATGTACCCCTGGGACCATTCCTGGCCAAGAACTTTGGCACCACTGTCTCACCCTGGGTCGTCACCATAGATGCCCTCGAGCCTTTCCTGGTGCCCAACAATGTTCAG gACCCTGCACCTCTTGCCTACCTCCAACATGAggatccattcaactttgacaTCAACATTAGTGCTGCAATTAAAG GTGCTGACATGGTTGAGCCAGCAGTTGTTTCAAAATCAAACTTTAAG CATATGTACTGGACCATGAAGCAGCAGCTGGCCCATCACACCATCACAGGTTGCAACGCACAGCCTGGGGACCTCATGGGGACAGGAACTCTCAGTGGACCA ACGCCGGACAGCTATGGCTGTATGCTGGAACTGTGCTGGAAGGGGACCAAGGAGGTTGACCTCGGCAACGGCCACAAGAGGAAGTTCCTCAAGGACGGCGACACGGTGATCCTCTCAG GTTACTGCCAGGGAGACGGCTTCCGCGTCGGATTCGGCGAGAGCGTTGGAACCGTGATGCCAGCCCTCCAATGA
- the LOC140238051 gene encoding quinone oxidoreductase-like: MKAVIVEKYGDVNSLEIRQDVDVPAAVEGTVLVRMHAAGINNIEARIRKNGWRGFVTPFTIGLDGAGVVEAVGEGVSLFKPGDRVYVFQPRTGTYADYCLADEEKVYKLHDRLSFEEGALLPTPYFTALRALKRANFEKGNSVLIQGASGAVGLAGIQIARGLGASKVFGTAGTERGLRLVKEMGADVAFNYKSPDFITDLKEAVGPSGVDVIVETNADINLGTDIDILARYGHIAITGKRGEARCVPHLLVAKECTVIGSSLFFSKIEERRVLHEVLYQGVEDGWLKPYVGGTFKFDDVRASHVDIEQRSGSTGKKVLLIN; encoded by the exons GTCTTGGTGCGCATGCATGCGGCCGGTATAAACAACATTGAGGCGCGCATTAGGAAAAATGGATGGCGAGGGTTCGTGACACCATTCACCATCGGGCTGGATGGGGCAGGTGTCGTTGAAGCAGTCGGTGAAGGTGTTAGCTTATTCAAG CCAGGAGACCGAGTATATGTGTTCCAGCCAAGAACAGGGACGTATGCGGATTACTGTCTTGCAGATGAGGAAAAGGTCTACAAGCTCCATGACAGGCTAAGCTTCGAAGAAGGCGCCCTCCTACCTACACCATACTTCACTGCCCTTCGGGCCCTGAAGAG GGCAAACTTTGAAAAGGGCAACAGCGTTCTTATTCAAGGAGCAAGCGGAGca GTAGGACTTGCAGGTATTCAGATCGCACGTGGCCTTGGAGCTTCGAAAGTCTTTGGTACAGCAGGCACCGAGCGAGGTCTAAGGCTCGTCAAAGAAATGGGAGCTGATGTCGCGTTCAACTACAAGTCTCCCGACTTTATTACAGATCTGAAG GAAGCTGTCGGTCCGTCAGGAGTCGATGTCATCGTGGAAACAAATGCTGATATCAACTTGGGAACGGACATCGATATCCTTGCCAGATATGGTCACATTGCG ATCACAGGGAAAAGAGGCGAGGCCAGGTGTGTTCCACACCTTTTAGTTGCCAAGGAATGCACTGTCATCGGAAGTTCCCTCTTCTTCTCTAAAATA GAAGAAAGAAGAGTGCTGCATGAAGTGCTGTACCAAGGAGTCGAAGACGGCTGGTTGAAGCCTTATGTTGGGGGAACATTCAAGTTTGATGACGTCAGAGCTAGTCACGTTGACATCGAGCAACGATCGGGATCGACGGGGAAAAAAGTTCTGCTCATCAACTAA